Proteins from one Cryptomeria japonica chromosome 4, Sugi_1.0, whole genome shotgun sequence genomic window:
- the LOC131875415 gene encoding disease resistance protein RUN1-like: MAAGLAIGLANAVVGKLGEIAAQQAWDEASLLLNFKNDFKWLEKKLRQTSSSLQAADEQSEQNKEVKEWLAEVRNVALDAQDIIDECAVEHLYTNTNQSCVCNRSQLVFRYKMGKRIKDIKDRIRSAIQEAQELKLFHDVTHMSQPSTSGSEREREREAESRRRSMLEKDAPAVAVEHKVEEILRLLDNPAVGVVAVVGMGGVGKTFLLRHVYDRTKHRYECSAWISVSQTCSLRSLQCDLAFQINLQIDSSISDWLAAELIHGKLEGKICLIVFDDVWSSSVEGNLILLRLGLPTGRNNQCKAMVTTRSRDVAEKMNAHVYEMEHLSKDESWDLFCQYAFPEREGNRPPELLDRLAHQIVEECGRLPLAVKTVAASMAKSPLTSYWEAKLGQLKKVGKGEDSIMKILKLSYDSLPPYLRCCFAYFSFFQEDIDISLSTFHIDTAIHKDIVIYLWIAEGFIPQEEEREQWDIGLNYLHQLENLCLLEVDRVFNCYTVHDLLFDLVVNICKENGCEFDLPLKETSCRRLLLANKGLDTNVISERPLLCKRYLRSLSFSENPNITSIPEQLLDHVRVLRIIDFSRTAISTLPNCVGNLKLLRVLNLSRTQISEVPDCVRRLKSLQFLDFSYCKLLGHLPDWIGELKCLSHLSV; the protein is encoded by the coding sequence ATGGCAGCTGGACTTGCTATTGGCCTTGCCAACGCTGTGGTGGGAAAGCTTGGCGAGATTGCAGCACAACAAGCATGGGATGAGGCATCTCTGCTGCTCAACTTCAAAAATGATTTTAAATGGTTGGAGAAGAAGCTCAGACAGACATCTTCTTCTCTACAAGCTGCCGATGAGCAGAGTGAGCAAAATAAAGAGGTGAAAGAATGGCTGGCAGAAGTGAGGAATGTTGCTCTTGATGCCCAAGATATAATTGATGAGTGTGCCGTTGAGCATTTGTATACAAATACCAATCAGTCATGTGTGTGCAATCGTAGTCAATTAGTCTTTCGGTATAAGATGGGGAAGAGGATTAAAGACATCAAAGATAGGATTAGATCTGCAATTCAAGAGGCACAGGAGCTCAAGCTTTTCCACGATGTGACCCATATGAGTCAGCCCTCAACTAGTGGatctgaaagagaaagagaaagagaagcagAGTCGAGAAGACGGAGTATGTTGGAGAAAGATGCTCCAGCAGTGGCAGTAGAGCACAAGGTGGAGGAAATTCTGAGATTGTTAGACAATCCTGCTGTTGGGGTTGTTGCCGTCGTGGGAATGGGAGGGGTGGGTAAAACATTCCTTCTGCGGCATGTCTACGACAGAACAAAACATAGGTATGAGTGCTCTGCCTGGATTTCTGTTTCACAGACTTGTTCTCTTAGAAGTTTGCAATGTGACCTGGCCTTccaaattaatttacaaatagacAGTAGTATAAGTGATTGGCTAGCAGCTGAATTGATACATGGCAAGTTAGAGGGCAAAATATGTTTGATTGTTTTTGATGACGTCTGGAGTTCTAGTGTAGAAGGTAACTTGATATTATTAAGACTTGGGCTTCCCACTGGCCGGAATAACCAGTGTAAAGCAATGGTCaccactagaagtagagatgttgcTGAAAAAATGAATGCCCACGTCTATGAGATGGAACACCTCTCGAAAGATGAGAGTTGGGATCTATTTTGCCAGTATGCTTTCCCGGAGCGTGAGGGAAATAGGCCGCCTGAGCTGCTGGATAGGTTGGCTCATCAAATTGTAGAAGAGTGTGGGAGGTTGCCACTGGCCGTAAAGACAGTTGCAGCATCGATGGCCAAGTCTCCCCTCACATCATATTGGGAGGCAAAATTGGGGCAGTTGAAAAAGGTAGGAAAAGGAGAAGACTCCATCATGAAGATTTTAAAGCTGAGTTATGACTCTCTTCCTCCCTATCTGAGATGCTGCTTTGCTTATTTTTCATTCTTTCAAGAGGACATAGATATTTCGCTTTCTACTTTTCATATTGATACAGCTATACACAAGGACATTGTGATATATTTATGGATAGCGGAAGGATTTATTCCGCAAGAAGAGGAGAGAGAACAGTGGGATATTGGTCTCAATTATCTCCACCAACTGGAAAATTTATGTTTGTTGGAAGTAGACAGGGTTTTTAATTGTTACACTGTACATGACTTGTTGTTTGATTTGGTTGTAAATATTTGTAAAGAAAACGGGTGTGAATTTGATCTTCCCTTGAAAGAAACAAGTTGCCGCAGGTTATTACTGGCTAACAAGGGTTTAGATACTAATGTAATTTCTGAAAGGCCTCTTCTTTGTAAGCGATATCTCCGCTCATTGTCATTCTCTGAGAATCCTAACATTACAAGTATTCCAGAACAGTTGCTTGATCATGTGAGAGTTCTCCGGATAATTGATTTCAGCCGCACTGCCATCTCCACTTTGCCAAATTGTGTGGGGAATTTGAAACTTCTTAGGGTCTTGAATTTGTCGCGTACACAGATCAGTGAGGTGCCGGATTGTGTAAGAAGACTTAAGAGTCTTCAGTTTCTTGATTTTTCTTATTGCAAATTGCTAGGACATCTACCTGACTGGATAGGTGAGCTCAAATGTCTTTCCCATCTCAGTGTATGA